In the Ictalurus furcatus strain D&B chromosome 13, Billie_1.0, whole genome shotgun sequence genome, CAATTGTCTTTTCCCACTTCCGGCTGCTGTAGCTGAGAAACAGGAAATGTGCATCAATGAAACAAGGTCCGACGCGACATTTTCACGATGTAcataaatttaatataaataacatttcctCTATGATAAAACGATACTTTATGAACCCTAAATTAACAGACAATATGCTGACCgtattttagatttttgtttatCCTCAAACGGGAGCTGTAAGTATAGTCTACCGGTTAGCGTGTTATATTTCTCCTCCCACAACACAATCCCCATTTTCTAGTCAGATAGTTAACTAGTTATCTCCGACTGTGATGTACTTACCATAACGCCACGTCTAGCAGGCGTTTGCAAACAACAAAGGAGTGGTATTAGTTTTTAATCGACTGGAATATCAGACTTTTTACAGTCCCGTGGATGTGCGGAAATGCTGTAGCTTCTTGCCGCCTCGAACTCACGGTCCTAAAGCCTCTCGGGTACTGTAGCACCGCTGAAAGCGGTTAATTTACAACACAGATCGTGCTCTCGGAAACATCTTCCACGCCTGATTATTGCAGTTACTGGTAAGATTTTATTCATCATATCGCGCACATTCTTGCGGGAACTTCAATCATGACACATACAGTGACGGATCGTTAAAAGTACATGGCTCGTTCAGCGGTCCTAAAGCCAGCCATTTTGTGTCACCCTGGCTGTTATGCGTGGGCTTAAATGCTAATTCTGTGGCTTAAATAACCATTGCATTGCATGCTTAACACCGATCTGCCCAGCTACCCGGAAGACATTTTCGTCAGGTGTTTCACTGTAGACGCTAGACAGCTTCCCTCAGCTAGTGTTTTGTCTAGCTAATTGTCCCTGAGGTCCTAATGCCGGCCATTTTGTGTCGTCTGCTGTACTCTCTACATGCAAGTATCACTTTAGTACTAACCAGTAAGCTAACACGTGCAAACACTGATACTATCCATGTTCTGGTATTCACCTGTTAACAACATATCATTAACTTACAGAATGATGGCCTCCCCTCAGCCAGGCAGCCCACCTACAGCTGAGCAGCACACTCCAACTCCTGAGACTGAGCCCATTGAAGAGAGTGAGAATACAGCTGAGAAACCAActaaaagaagaaacaaaggaAAACCGTCAAAATCTCAGAACCTATTTAAATGCTCAGACTGCCAGGACACATTTTCCAGCTCCTCTGCTCTACAGAGCCATAAGCTCTCAGCTCACGGTCAAGACAAGCAGCAGCCGTACACTTGTGGCCAATGCAGCAAGACCTTCTCAAGCCGTGCTCAACTCTCTAAGCATCAGCGCTCGCATTCGGCTGAGCGTCCATTCCAGTGCCCTCAGTGCCATAAAGCATACAAGACTCATACCGAGTTGCGCAATCACAGCCGCTCCCACACTGGAGAAAAACCCTTTGTTTGTACTGAATGTGGCAAGGCATTTATGCAGGCCATCTGCCTGCGCATTCACATGACACAACACAGTGGCGAGAGGCCTCATTCTTGCCCGCACTGCTCTAAGAGCTATCCTACGCTGTCCAAGCTGAAAGTTCACCAGCGCTcccacacaggagagaagccttATTTCTGTGCAGAATGTGGCAAGAGTTTCGCTGACCCCTCTGTGTACCGCAAGCATCGGCGCAATCACCAAGGTCACCGGCCATATTCCTGCCAACAGTGTTCCAAGACATATACGGAACTCAAGGATCTGAAGAACCACGAACGTTCTCATACTGGTGAAAAGCCGTACCTTTGCTCAGACTGTGGCAAGGCCTTCTCACGCTCCTCCTCCTTGGCCTGTCACCTGCGTATTCACTCCCAGAGCAAGCCATACCAGTGTGAGCAATGCGGCAAAGGCTTTACTCAGCTCTCTTCTTACCAGTCCCACCTTCGCACTCACTCTGGTGAGAAGCCCTTTCTCTGTCCACAGTGTGGCAAGATGTTCTCAGACCCTTCCAGTTTTCGCCGGCACCAGAGGGCACATCAGGGATTTAAACCCTACCCATGTGACAAGTGTACCAAGAGATTTCGACAGCCAGCTGATCTAGCCGTGCACCAACGTGTGCATTCAGGTCAAAGACCATACAAATGCCAAAATTGCGACAAGGCCTTCGTTGCATCTTGGGATCTGCGTCGGCACATGCTGGTGCACACCGGCCTTCGACCGTTCTCCTGCACCGATTGTGGCAAGTCCTTTGCAGAGCGCTCCAGTCTCAACAAGCACAGGAGGGTGCATTCTGGAGAGCGGCCATTCAAGTGCCAGATGTGTTTCAAGTCATTTGTCATGTCATCCAGTCTGCGTAAGCACGAAAGGACCCACTTACCTGAGAGACCTGTCCGACAAGAACAGCCCACTGAATCCGAGCAAGGCTTTCCCCAAAACACCAGACCACAATTCTCTTGTGTTCACTGTGAAATGATCATTTTTGGGACATGGGAAGAGGTACAGGCCCACACCAGCCTCCATGCAATCTCTCCTCCATCAGATTCAACAAATATTCGCACTGGCCCGTTTATTTGCGAGACATGCCAGGCTGAGTTCCCTCAGTTATCTGAACTCCAGGCACATGAGAAGGTACACCCCAAGCCACGACCACATATATGTGACAGCTGTGGCAAAGGTTTCTTGAACAAAGCCGGATTACGTAAGCATCAGCGCATCCACTCCAACAGTCGCCCACACTGCTGTGCAGTCTGTGGTAAGTCTTTCCTCTTTGCTGCTTACCTCCGCAAACATCTGCGTACACACCGAGACAATCAGTCATCATCTCCCCTGCCACAGACAGATGTAACCCACACACAGCCATTGCCATCCCCATCGAGTGCATCCTCCCCGGTAAAATCGGAGCCCGCTGCGATTTCTCTAACTGTGCCCGTCATTGTACCAGCGACAGCGTTCCAGACATTGTCAGGCCATGTGTACATAAACAAAGAAGAGGACATTTGAAATACCAGTGTATTGGACATGATTTTCAATAttgggtgggtttttttttttattaaggcaGCGCAAAGTGGTTGCTTCCTACCAGTTGTTTCCTACATGCCTTACAAAGCACCCATGTGTGCAAATAGTCCCAGCTTGACATGCCATATAAAAAAGGGTGGGTAGGGTTGCccactcacagctccagggtcccaggtTTGGTGACTGTCATGCCAGAAGGAATTGGATAAGATACTCTGcccctagttgtgaatgagtgtgtgaatgtatgtatgcatgGTGCTCTGCAATGAACT is a window encoding:
- the znf668 gene encoding zinc finger protein 668, giving the protein MMASPQPGSPPTAEQHTPTPETEPIEESENTAEKPTKRRNKGKPSKSQNLFKCSDCQDTFSSSSALQSHKLSAHGQDKQQPYTCGQCSKTFSSRAQLSKHQRSHSAERPFQCPQCHKAYKTHTELRNHSRSHTGEKPFVCTECGKAFMQAICLRIHMTQHSGERPHSCPHCSKSYPTLSKLKVHQRSHTGEKPYFCAECGKSFADPSVYRKHRRNHQGHRPYSCQQCSKTYTELKDLKNHERSHTGEKPYLCSDCGKAFSRSSSLACHLRIHSQSKPYQCEQCGKGFTQLSSYQSHLRTHSGEKPFLCPQCGKMFSDPSSFRRHQRAHQGFKPYPCDKCTKRFRQPADLAVHQRVHSGQRPYKCQNCDKAFVASWDLRRHMLVHTGLRPFSCTDCGKSFAERSSLNKHRRVHSGERPFKCQMCFKSFVMSSSLRKHERTHLPERPVRQEQPTESEQGFPQNTRPQFSCVHCEMIIFGTWEEVQAHTSLHAISPPSDSTNIRTGPFICETCQAEFPQLSELQAHEKVHPKPRPHICDSCGKGFLNKAGLRKHQRIHSNSRPHCCAVCGKSFLFAAYLRKHLRTHRDNQSSSPLPQTDVTHTQPLPSPSSASSPVKSEPAAISLTVPVIVPATAFQTLSGHVYINKEEDI